A stretch of the Zeugodacus cucurbitae isolate PBARC_wt_2022May chromosome 6, idZeuCucr1.2, whole genome shotgun sequence genome encodes the following:
- the LOC128922529 gene encoding locomotion-related protein Hikaru genki-like — protein sequence MKKSHQFRFILSFYVQICVSLYSIAVSSAAHLTPAGKSQCPYPGDPSNGLIAPLKFNYDSGDYLSVQCRPGFVQYSENGPPERPKCQPDGNWSGPVPKCRSYEEV from the coding sequence ATGAAGAAGTCTCATCAGTTTCGCTTCATTCTCTCATTCTATGTACAAATCTGTGTATCTCTTTACTCTATCGCCGTTTCATCGGCCGCTCACCTTACACCGGCAGGCAAATCGCAATGCCCTTATCCCGGCGATCCATCAAATGGTTTAATAGCGCCGCTCAAATTCAATTACGATTCCGGCGATTACCTGAGTGTCCAGTGTCGGCCTGGTTTTGTGCAGTACAGCGAGAATGGTCCGCCGGAGCGTCCAAAATGTCAACCGGATGGAAATTGGTCCGGACCGGTACCTAAGTGCCGCAGCTATGAGGAAGTGTAG